Proteins encoded by one window of Esox lucius isolate fEsoLuc1 chromosome 4, fEsoLuc1.pri, whole genome shotgun sequence:
- the rom1b gene encoding rod outer segment membrane protein 1b — protein sequence MALLKLRFSLPRRVRLAQGLWLLTWVTVLAGAFTFSLGVYLKTELLRRAEVMDNTEIHVVPNILILVGLVIIGSNIVAGRICQDSLHSARFPPWKPFLLPWYGLTWMVCVWLFSAVVLSYALQGQLEESLKVGLRNGIRFYRDTDVPGRCFQKETIDKLQMELRCCGNTNYKDWFEVQWISNRYLDFTSKEVKDRVRSNIDGRYLVDGVPFSCCNPASPRPCLQYSLTNNAAHYNYEHQSEELNLYNRGCRQALVDYYMGLMNAIGPVVLSVILLQMSVLLSLRYLQTSLDGVDPENPEADSEGYILAKGIKESLMDVKTTILKVLQFGQVTAAADEEVGVGPSGEKAATSN from the exons ATGGCCCTGCTGAAGCTGCGGTTCTCACTCCCGAGGCGTGTGCGCCTGGCCCAGGGTCTGTGGCTGCTAACCTGGGTGACCGTGCTGGCCGGGGCCTTCACCTTCTCCCTGGGTGTGTACCTCAAGACCGAGCTCCTACGCAGAGCCGAG GTGATGGACAACACAGAGATCCATGTGGTGCCCAACATTCTGATACTGGTGGGCTTGGTAATAATTGGGAGCAACATTGTTGCTGGGCGGATATGTCAAGACTCCCTTCACTCGGCCCGCTTCCCCCCCTGGAAGCCGTTCCTCCTGCCCTGGTATGGCCTGACCTGGatggtgtgtgtctggctgttttCTGCGGTGGTGCTCAGCTACGCCCTGCAGGGACAGCTTGAGGAGTCACTCAAG GTGGGCCTGAGGAACGGTATCCGATTCTACCGGGACACAGATGTCCCGGGGCGCTGCTTTCAGAAAGAGACCATCGACAAACTGCAGATGGAGCTGCGTTGCTGCGGCAACACCAACTACAAGGACTGGTTCGAGGTGCAATGGATCAGCAACAGATATCTGGACTTCACCTCCAAAGAAGTcaaaga CCGCGTGCGCAGCAACATTGACGGCCGTTACCTGGTGGACGGTGTCCCCTTCAGCTGCTGTAACCCTGCCTCTCCTCGGCCCTGCCTGCAGTACAGCCTGACCAACAACGCTGCCCACTACAACTACGAGCACCAGAGTGAGGAGCTGAACCTGTACAACCGCGGCTGCAGACAGGCCCTGGTGGACTACTACATGGGCCTCATGAACGCCATCGGCCCGGTGGTTCTGTCTGTCATCCTCCTGCAG ATGTCTGTTCTGTTGAGCCTGCGGTATCTGCAGACGTCTCTGGACGGCGTGGACCCGGAGAACCCCGAGGCCGACAGCGAAGGCTACATCCTGGCGAAGGGGATCAAGGAGAGCCTCATGGACGTTAAAACCACCATACTCAAAGTGCTGCAGTTTGGACAG GTGACAGCAGCTGCTGACGAGGAGGTGGGAGTAGGGCCGAGTGGAGAGAAAGCAGCCACGTCCAACTAG